One window of Saccharopolyspora phatthalungensis genomic DNA carries:
- a CDS encoding Fur family transcriptional regulator → MTLSATNGNHAASAGDPRERLRAAGLRVTKPRLAVLRWLADHPHATADQVATAVRRRLGSVSTQAVYDVLHACSNAGLLRRIEPAGHPARFETRTADNHHHLVCRGCGRTEDVDCVHGAAPCLTPSCTAGYAVDEAEVVFWGYCPDCRSSATEPEDLSDHHEEGRS, encoded by the coding sequence ATGACCCTCAGCGCGACCAACGGCAACCACGCTGCCAGCGCGGGCGATCCGCGCGAGCGGCTACGAGCTGCCGGTCTGCGGGTCACCAAACCACGACTCGCGGTCCTGCGGTGGCTGGCCGACCATCCGCACGCGACCGCCGACCAGGTGGCGACCGCGGTGCGTCGGCGGCTCGGTTCGGTTTCCACGCAGGCCGTCTATGACGTGCTCCACGCGTGCAGCAATGCCGGGCTGTTGCGGCGGATCGAGCCGGCCGGGCACCCGGCCCGGTTCGAGACGCGGACCGCCGACAACCACCATCACCTGGTGTGCCGCGGGTGCGGCCGGACCGAGGACGTCGACTGCGTCCACGGCGCCGCCCCGTGCCTGACCCCGTCGTGCACGGCGGGCTACGCGGTGGACGAAGCGGAAGTCGTGTTCTGGGGGTACTGCCCGGATTGTCGGTCCTCGGCAACCGAGCCGGAGGATCTCAGCGACCACCACGAGGAGGGACGATCGTGA
- a CDS encoding aspartate kinase, with translation MALVVQKYGGSSLESADRIKRVAERIVETRKAGNDVVVVCSAMGDTTDELLDLAKQVNPAPPERELDMLLTAGERISNALVAMAIESLGAEARSFSGSQAGVITTSAHQNARIIDVSPGRVQEALEQGQVVLVAGFQGVSQDTKDITTLGRGGSDTTAVAVAAAMNADVCEIYTDVDGVYTADPRIVPVAKHLERITYEEMLEMAATGAKVLHLRAVEYARRYGVPLHVRSSYTPKPGTIVSGSVEDLSVEQAMITGVSHDRSEAKVTVRGVPDNPGVAGRIFRVVADAEIDIDMVLQNVSSTSSGLTDITFTVARSNGGVAVTELEKIKEEVGFEQVVYDDKVGKVSLVGAGMRSHPGVTATFCEALSNAGVNIDIINTSEIRISVLIRDTQLDDAVRALHDAFELGGDEEAVVYAGSGR, from the coding sequence GTGGCGCTCGTCGTCCAGAAGTACGGCGGTTCCTCACTCGAAAGTGCTGATCGCATCAAACGGGTCGCCGAACGCATCGTGGAGACCCGCAAGGCGGGCAACGATGTGGTCGTCGTGTGCTCGGCGATGGGCGACACCACCGATGAGCTGCTCGACCTCGCCAAACAGGTCAACCCGGCCCCGCCGGAGCGCGAACTTGACATGCTGCTCACCGCCGGGGAGCGGATCTCCAACGCGCTGGTCGCGATGGCGATCGAATCGCTCGGCGCCGAGGCCCGCTCGTTCTCCGGTTCGCAGGCCGGCGTGATCACCACGTCGGCGCACCAGAACGCCCGGATCATCGACGTCAGCCCCGGCCGGGTGCAGGAGGCGCTGGAGCAGGGCCAAGTCGTGCTGGTCGCCGGCTTCCAGGGCGTCTCCCAGGACACCAAGGACATCACCACGCTCGGGCGCGGCGGCTCGGACACCACCGCGGTCGCGGTGGCGGCCGCGATGAACGCCGACGTGTGCGAGATCTACACCGACGTCGACGGCGTGTACACGGCTGATCCGCGCATCGTGCCGGTTGCCAAGCACCTTGAGCGCATCACCTACGAGGAAATGCTCGAAATGGCAGCGACCGGTGCCAAGGTGCTGCACCTGCGCGCCGTCGAGTACGCCCGCCGCTACGGCGTGCCGCTGCACGTCCGCTCTTCTTACACACCCAAGCCCGGAACGATCGTGTCCGGCTCAGTGGAGGACCTTTCCGTGGAACAGGCGATGATCACCGGCGTCTCGCACGACCGGTCGGAGGCGAAGGTCACCGTGCGCGGTGTGCCCGACAACCCGGGTGTCGCGGGGCGGATCTTCCGCGTGGTCGCCGATGCCGAGATCGACATCGACATGGTGCTGCAGAACGTCTCCAGCACGTCGTCCGGGCTGACTGACATCACCTTCACGGTGGCGCGCAGCAACGGCGGGGTGGCGGTCACCGAGCTGGAGAAGATCAAGGAAGAGGTCGGCTTCGAGCAGGTCGTCTACGACGACAAGGTGGGCAAGGTCTCGCTGGTCGGCGCCGGGATGCGCTCGCACCCGGGCGTCACCGCGACGTTCTGCGAGGCGCTGTCCAACGCCGGGGTGAACATCGACATCATCAACACCTCGGAGATCCGGATCTCGGTGCTGATCCGCGACACCCAGCTCGACGACGCGGTGCGCGCCCTGCACGACGCGTTCGAGCTCGGTGGCGACGAAGAGGCCGTGGTGTACGCGGGGAGTGGTCGCTGA
- a CDS encoding gluconokinase: MGQAPVILGIDLGTTATKVVAAGSDARVLHQTERGYPLRTDEPGEATQDASQVRNAAIEALAECVAWADEHDHPVAALSFSTSMHTLVGLDSAGEPATPSFSWADTRAAAVAARLRSDWDTAAGLHRATGTPVHTQSVMVKLAWLNESRGDLTEGVVRWCALKDFVVAAFVDGFVTEYSLSSGSGLQGMATLRWHEPALEVAGVGADQLPEIHAPTDTLPLKRQVAKAARLPEGLPVVLGGGDGPLANLGVGAVSPGVAALSLGTSGALRVTRDRPGVDDRCRTFSYAMGDGLWVIGGAVSNGAVVGQWASEAFGVDVADLLDEALAVPPGADGLMSLPYLLGERAPWWAPGLTGAFLGLRRSHGRAEMTRAVVEGVAQQLALVRDAVTDSGAEVRAVRATGGGFRSRVWADAIAAALDLDLELAEGSGGSGLGAVLLGWRALGELDSLERAAELVTPDGKVSPDPAAARVMARRRPLVDRLHATLRDLQF; encoded by the coding sequence ATGGGTCAAGCCCCGGTCATCCTCGGCATCGATCTCGGCACCACGGCGACGAAGGTCGTCGCGGCGGGCAGCGATGCTCGCGTGCTGCATCAGACCGAGCGCGGATACCCGCTGCGCACCGATGAACCCGGCGAGGCGACGCAGGACGCCTCCCAGGTGCGCAACGCGGCGATCGAGGCGCTGGCCGAATGCGTGGCCTGGGCGGACGAGCATGACCACCCGGTCGCGGCGCTGTCGTTCAGCACCTCGATGCACACCCTGGTCGGCCTCGACTCGGCCGGTGAACCGGCCACCCCGTCGTTCAGCTGGGCCGACACCCGCGCGGCGGCGGTCGCGGCGCGGTTGCGATCCGACTGGGACACCGCCGCGGGCCTGCACCGGGCCACCGGGACTCCGGTCCACACCCAGTCGGTCATGGTGAAGTTGGCTTGGCTAAACGAAAGTCGCGGCGACCTGACCGAGGGCGTGGTGCGGTGGTGCGCGCTCAAGGACTTCGTCGTGGCCGCCTTCGTGGACGGGTTCGTCACCGAGTATTCGTTGAGCTCGGGCAGCGGCCTACAGGGCATGGCGACGCTGCGGTGGCACGAGCCCGCCCTGGAGGTCGCCGGCGTCGGGGCCGATCAGTTGCCGGAGATCCATGCGCCGACCGACACTTTGCCGCTGAAACGGCAGGTGGCCAAGGCTGCCAGGTTGCCGGAGGGGCTGCCGGTCGTGCTCGGTGGCGGCGACGGTCCGTTGGCCAACCTCGGCGTGGGGGCGGTCAGTCCCGGTGTCGCCGCGTTGTCGTTAGGTACCAGCGGGGCGCTGCGGGTGACCCGTGATCGGCCAGGCGTCGACGACCGATGCCGGACGTTCAGCTACGCGATGGGCGACGGGCTCTGGGTGATCGGCGGTGCCGTGAGCAACGGTGCCGTGGTCGGCCAGTGGGCCTCGGAGGCGTTCGGGGTCGACGTCGCGGATCTGCTCGACGAGGCGTTAGCGGTGCCGCCGGGTGCGGACGGGCTGATGTCCCTGCCGTACCTGCTCGGCGAGCGGGCCCCGTGGTGGGCGCCAGGTTTGACGGGTGCGTTCCTGGGGCTGCGACGCTCGCACGGACGCGCCGAGATGACTCGCGCCGTGGTCGAGGGGGTCGCACAGCAACTCGCGCTGGTGCGCGATGCGGTGACGGATTCCGGGGCGGAGGTGCGCGCGGTGCGCGCCACCGGCGGTGGATTCCGGAGCCGGGTGTGGGCCGACGCGATCGCGGCGGCGCTGGACCTCGACCTGGAGCTGGCCGAAGGCAGCGGCGGATCCGGGCTCGGCGCGGTGCTGCTGGGGTGGCGAGCGCTCGGCGAGTTGGATTCCCTGGAACGCGCCGCCGAGCTGGTGACCCCGGACGGCAAGGTCTCGCCGGACCCGGCGGCGGCCCGGGTGATGGCCCGCCGCCGACCGCTGGTCGATCGGCTGCACGCCACGCTGCGCGATCTGCAGTTCTGA
- a CDS encoding Uma2 family endonuclease, whose amino-acid sequence MSVMTWPDHLLTLAEFDQLPEDNSRRYELQEGVLQVTPKAAPFHQFVIARLTSELDRRLPAGWAAVPEAEVVMAEKWPPTLRIPDVIVVGLDRVQERPSKFHAQDVAIAVEVLSPGSRRMDNLVKRHEYADAGIPFYWILDIRSKLELTAHRLVDRAYKIEFEGTGTYLTDEPFDLKIELDRLGTRIVPPS is encoded by the coding sequence ATGTCCGTGATGACCTGGCCCGACCACCTGTTGACCCTGGCGGAGTTCGATCAACTCCCCGAGGACAACTCGCGGCGCTACGAGCTCCAGGAAGGCGTCCTCCAAGTGACCCCGAAAGCCGCTCCGTTCCATCAGTTCGTGATAGCCCGACTCACGAGCGAGCTTGATCGAAGGCTGCCTGCTGGCTGGGCAGCGGTTCCTGAGGCGGAGGTGGTCATGGCCGAGAAGTGGCCGCCTACTCTGCGAATTCCCGACGTGATCGTCGTTGGACTGGACAGGGTCCAAGAGCGGCCATCGAAGTTCCATGCGCAGGATGTGGCCATTGCTGTGGAGGTCCTGTCGCCCGGTTCGCGCCGGATGGACAACCTCGTGAAACGACACGAATATGCCGACGCTGGGATTCCGTTCTATTGGATCCTCGACATTCGGTCAAAGCTCGAGTTGACTGCTCATCGGTTGGTTGATCGCGCCTACAAGATAGAGTTCGAAGGAACCGGGACTTACCTCACCGACGAGCCCTTCGATCTGAAGATCGAACTGGACCGACTCGGCACCCGCATCGTCCCGCCCAGTTGA
- a CDS encoding nitroreductase family protein: MTAEEYAVDVPASRPAETSVPLHPLLAERWSPRALDPNATLCDRQFTALFEAARWAPSWGNTQPARYLAGRRGEATFDRIHGTLSRGNKGWTSNASALAIGVALVINEDGEPMPYGEYGLALATENLVLQAVAEGLHAHQMAGFDRDAARAEFGIPAEYEPIVAVAVGRLGTLDGMPERLREKELRPRTRKPLSEMVFTETWGEPLF; this comes from the coding sequence GTGACTGCCGAGGAATACGCGGTGGACGTGCCGGCGAGCAGGCCCGCGGAGACGTCGGTGCCGCTGCATCCGCTGCTGGCCGAGCGGTGGAGCCCACGCGCTTTGGACCCGAACGCGACGCTGTGCGATCGGCAGTTCACCGCGCTGTTCGAGGCGGCCAGGTGGGCGCCTTCCTGGGGCAACACCCAGCCCGCGCGTTACCTCGCCGGACGGCGCGGCGAGGCCACCTTCGACCGGATCCACGGCACGTTGTCGCGGGGCAACAAGGGGTGGACCAGCAACGCCTCAGCGCTGGCGATCGGGGTGGCGCTCGTGATCAACGAGGACGGCGAGCCGATGCCCTACGGCGAGTACGGGCTGGCGTTGGCGACCGAGAACCTGGTGCTGCAGGCCGTCGCGGAGGGCCTGCACGCGCACCAGATGGCCGGGTTCGACCGGGACGCCGCGCGCGCGGAGTTCGGCATCCCGGCCGAGTACGAACCGATCGTCGCGGTCGCGGTCGGCCGCCTCGGCACCCTGGACGGCATGCCGGAACGGCTGCGGGAGAAGGAACTTCGCCCGCGCACCCGCAAACCGCTGTCCGAGATGGTCTTCACCGAAACCTGGGGCGAACCGCTGTTCTGA
- a CDS encoding aspartate-semialdehyde dehydrogenase: MAQEKKAPTLAIVGATGAVGTVMIDIINHRESVPWGEIRLIASARSAGKKITVRGQERTVVELAPEAFDGVDIALFDVPDEISAQWAPVAAERGAIAVDNSGAFRMDPEVPLVVPEVNADKVHERPKGIIANPNCTTLSMMAALGALHHDFGLRELVVSSYQAASGAGQEGIDRLQAEIAAVAGKGVGSRAGDVAEALAAAGLPEETPFKAPLALNVVPWAGSRKDDGWTSEELKVRNESRKILGIPDLRVSATCVRVPVVTTHALAVHATFEREVTVEQAHRVFEAQPTVVLRDDHDKGVFPTPAGVVGTDPTYVGRVRQALDFPNTLDFFVCGDNLRKGAALNTYEIAETLAK, from the coding sequence ATGGCCCAAGAGAAGAAGGCGCCGACGCTGGCAATCGTGGGTGCCACCGGCGCGGTCGGCACCGTCATGATCGACATCATCAACCACCGCGAATCGGTGCCGTGGGGCGAGATCCGGCTGATCGCTTCGGCCCGGTCCGCGGGCAAGAAGATCACCGTTCGCGGCCAGGAGCGCACCGTCGTGGAGCTGGCGCCGGAGGCGTTCGACGGCGTGGACATCGCGCTGTTCGACGTGCCGGACGAGATCTCCGCGCAGTGGGCGCCGGTGGCCGCCGAGCGTGGCGCGATCGCCGTGGACAACTCGGGTGCGTTCCGGATGGACCCCGAGGTGCCGCTGGTGGTGCCGGAGGTCAACGCGGACAAGGTGCACGAGCGGCCCAAGGGGATCATCGCGAACCCCAACTGCACGACGCTGTCGATGATGGCGGCACTGGGCGCGCTGCACCACGATTTCGGCCTTCGCGAACTGGTGGTTTCGTCCTACCAGGCGGCTTCCGGCGCCGGGCAGGAAGGCATTGACCGGCTGCAGGCGGAGATCGCCGCGGTGGCGGGCAAGGGCGTCGGCTCGCGAGCCGGTGACGTCGCCGAGGCGCTGGCGGCCGCCGGGCTGCCGGAGGAGACGCCGTTCAAGGCGCCGCTGGCGCTCAACGTCGTGCCGTGGGCCGGTTCGCGCAAGGACGACGGCTGGACCTCGGAGGAGCTGAAGGTCCGCAACGAGTCCCGCAAGATCCTCGGCATCCCGGATCTGAGGGTGTCCGCGACCTGCGTGCGGGTGCCGGTGGTGACGACGCACGCGCTGGCGGTGCACGCCACCTTCGAGCGCGAGGTGACCGTCGAGCAGGCGCACCGGGTGTTCGAGGCGCAGCCGACGGTCGTGCTGCGGGACGACCACGACAAGGGCGTGTTCCCGACCCCGGCGGGGGTGGTCGGTACCGACCCGACCTACGTGGGCCGGGTCCGGCAGGCGCTGGATTTCCCGAACACGCTGGACTTCTTCGTCTGCGGCGACAACCTCCGCAAGGGCGCGGCGCTGAACACCTACGAGATCGCCGAAACTCTCGCCAAGTGA